In one Winogradskyella sp. MH6 genomic region, the following are encoded:
- a CDS encoding LytR/AlgR family response regulator transcription factor, which yields MQAIIVEDKTYIRKGLLNLLELIDTDVKVVGECESVKEAVIVAKACKPELVFLDINLTDGNAFDFLEQTKHLNFKVIFITAYEEFALKALKMGAIDYLLKPVDVEELKIALDKVKQLSVTEQKEQINVAKQVWNNQEDKLILSLQDSFQVVDLNELTYCESDKGYTTFYCNDGKKHLVSKTLKEFEERLTKANFTRPHQSFMVNLKFIDKYDKSGVIHLKNGKKIPVSSRKKEQFVTAFLNRISD from the coding sequence ATAAGAAAAGGTCTGCTCAACCTTTTAGAACTTATTGATACAGATGTAAAAGTAGTAGGCGAATGCGAATCTGTTAAAGAGGCTGTTATTGTAGCTAAGGCTTGTAAACCAGAGCTTGTTTTTTTAGATATTAATTTAACCGATGGTAATGCTTTCGATTTTTTAGAACAAACAAAGCACCTTAATTTCAAAGTAATTTTTATTACGGCTTATGAAGAATTTGCTTTAAAAGCTCTGAAGATGGGAGCTATAGATTATCTGCTTAAGCCCGTTGATGTTGAAGAATTAAAGATAGCCTTAGATAAGGTAAAACAACTATCGGTAACAGAACAAAAAGAGCAAATCAATGTTGCCAAACAGGTATGGAATAATCAAGAAGATAAATTAATACTTTCGCTACAAGATAGTTTTCAGGTTGTTGACTTAAATGAACTTACGTATTGCGAATCTGATAAAGGTTATACCACGTTTTATTGCAATGATGGTAAAAAGCACTTGGTTTCAAAAACGTTGAAAGAATTTGAAGAACGGCTTACTAAGGCCAATTTTACCAGACCACATCAATCCTTTATGGTCAATTTAAAATTCATAGATAAATATGATAAGTCAGGTGTTATTCATTTAAAGAACGGAAAAAAGATTCCTGTCTCTTCCCGCAAAAAAGAACAGTTTGTAACAGCTTTTTTAAATAGAATATCTGATTAA